A genomic segment from Acyrthosiphon pisum isolate AL4f chromosome A3, pea_aphid_22Mar2018_4r6ur, whole genome shotgun sequence encodes:
- the LOC100167625 gene encoding calcium release-activated calcium channel protein 1 has product MSTPAVTTPAKVATTADIEPATVTVTTANTIPATATALVDPTNKRRSPPEKFVGNARHASMPQIDPQPRRLQETTMNAATKSAKEQTALQQRHQHGRSNSATASTAAERGVHRVFGGSGGGGAGGGNGGGVGSGFKSKLRNSFRTTAKRIRQQQSAIDALAKNSQMLGLHNLQDSPRTMQVQRAFSREIPGQSSKNRQQNQPGVVLYSSSGSDHSLGRERSPTISSYPKGSPSLWTGTCSPLGGSQFSLATQNTCCCQHVVNNCKMMIENNNNMWQQNSFKHNRGNNGGPKNSNGEPYEDSDGLTWRRLHMSRAKLKATATTSELLSGFAMVAMVELQINEPTMVPEWLFIMFAVCTTVLVAVHIFALMISTYLLPNVDAISKLQSTKLIQESPHERMRGFVELAWAFSTVLGLFLFLVEVAILCWVKFWDHSFRAAMAATIIVIPVLVIFVFFVFHFYRNLVVYKCESTVSDIKELEAMKKKLDVAGTTKVV; this is encoded by the exons ATGTCCACACCGGCGGTCACCACTCCGGCGAAAGTCGCCACCACGGCGGACATCGAACCCGCCACCGTGACGGTCACCACGGCGAACACCATACCCGCCACGGCGACGGCTTTAGTCGATCCGACGAACAAACGTCGATCGCCACCAGAAAAGTTCGTCGGGAACGCGAGGCACGCGAGCATGCCGCAAATAGATCCTCAGCCTCGTCGTCTGCAGGAAACGACGATGAATGCCGCCACGAAGTCTGCCAAAGAGCAAACAGCGCTCCAGCAGCGTCACCAGCACGGCAGGTCGAACAGTGCGACGGCGTCGACGGCGGCTGAGAGGGGCGTGCATCGCGTCTTTGGAGGAAGCGGTGGAGGCGGTGCCGGTGGAGGTAACGGAGGCGGTGTCGGATCGGGGTTCAAGAGCAAGTTGCGCAACTCATTTCGGACGACTGCCAAGAGGATCCGGCAGCAGCAATCGGCCATCGACGCGCTGGCCAAAAATAGCCAAATGCTCGGGCTGCACAACCTCCAGGACAGTCCCAGGACGATGCAGGTGCAACGGGCCTTTAGCCGG gaGATCCCTGGTCAGTCGTCTAAAAATCGACAGCAAAATCAACCAGGTGTGGTGTTGTATTCGTCTTCGGGAAGTGACCATAGTCTCGGAAGAGAGAGGTCGCCGACTATTAGCAGCTACCCAAAAGGATCTCCTTCGCTGTGGACAG GCACTTGCAGCCCATTAGGTGGCTCGCAGTTTTCGTTGGCCACTCAAAACACGTGCTGTTGTCAGCATGTGGTTAACAACTGCAAAATGATGAtagaaaacaacaataatatgtggCAACAAAATTCGTTCAAACACAATAGG GGCAATAATGGGGGACCAAAAAATTCAAACGGAGAACCATACGAAGACAGTGATGGTCTAACGTGGAGGAGGTTGCACATGAGCAGAGCAAAACTCAAAGCTACAGCTACCACATCTGAACTCTTATCCGGATTTGCTATG GTGGCGATGGTGGAGCTGCAGATCAACGAGCCAACTATGGTACCTGAATGGCTGTTCATCATGTTCGCGGTGTGCACCACCGTGCTGGTGGCCGTGCACATATTCGCGTTGATGATCAGCACGTACCTGTTGCCCAACGTGGACGCCATCAGCAAGCTACAGAGCACCAAGCTGATCCAGGAGTCGCCGCACGAGCGCATGCGCGGCTTCGTCGAGCTGGCCTGGGCGTTCTCCACTGTGCTCGGACTGTTCCTGTTCCTGGTCGAGGTGGCCATACTGTGCTGGGTCAAGTTCTGGGACCACTCGTTCCGGGCCGCAATGGCCGCCACCATAATCGTCATACCGGTTCTGGTAATATTTGTGTTCTTCGTGTTCCACTTCTACCGGAACCTGGTCGTGTACAAATGTGAGTCCACCGTGTCCGACATCAAGGAACTGGAGGCCATGAAGAAGAAACTGGATGTGGCCGGTACCACCAAAGTCGTCTGA